In the genome of Kosmotoga arenicorallina S304, the window TTTTTCATCGAGTTTAGCAGGCTTTGCATTAATATAAGAATTTGCCTTCACCTGATATAAGTGCTTAAAAAGGACTGCCGGATAGCCGGCTACAATTTCAAAGCCTTCATAAAGGCGAGGGTCATTGTCTATCCAGCTTTTCCTTTTGCATCCAGTTATATCTCCAGCTGGATACCACATATCCAACCTGATTTTATCGGCGTCCTTGTAATTTATTTCTTCGACGGCGATGGGAGATGGATTGGTAATTTCGAATGTTCTGAAGCCAACATTATTTGGACCGTCAGGTGGTGCTATGGGTGAAATCGGAAAAAGATATATCAAAATGGCAAAAATGATCGAAGACAATCCGATCAATAAGGCAGGTGAAACCCCTCCAGTATTTCTATTCATCTGATTCCCTCCATAATGCCTACCATGAAGAGCATCTCTTAAAAGAAGCAGGAACATAAACGTTTTCTTCGACATTAATCATAGGCAAGCAACGTCCTTTTTCAAGCAAAAATGGATATACTTCAATTCCTATCGCTTTTCCCTGAGAATCAAGAAAAACCTTGGCTGCGGCTGTAGTGCGGGTGTATGACTGTTTCATTCCTGTGATCCAGTTTCCGAGAGAATAAAAAATCAAACCTGTATGTCCCTTTTTATCCATATAATGTTCAAAATCTTGAAGAACATGTGGGTGGTGGCCAACTATCATATCAGCACCCGCTTCAACAAGCTTATGAGCAATAAATATCTGGTTATCCGTAGGAGTGAACTCATACTCAAAGCCCCAGTGAAGAACGACTATAACGATATCCGCTTGCTCATTCATTTCCTGAATCAGTGAAATCAGGGGGGCGATTTCATCTTCAATATTCCAAGGACGGTTAAGCCTTATTTTGTTGACAATCCAGTCTCCCGCATCTTCCATAGCATTTGTGGAATAAGTAAACCCGGTCACTGCTATCTTAACACCATTACGTTCCAAAACAATGTATTTTTTTGAGTTCAACTCAACGCCCACGAAAGGGATTTTGTGCGCATTTAAGAGTTCAATCGTTGAGTATAATCCTTCCATACCCTGGTCAAGACAATGGTTATTGGCTATATTCAGCAAATCTGGCTGCAAAGGCATAACCGCTTTTTCGAAAAATTCCACAGTACCATTAAAGTGAGGAAAACCTGATGGAGGTTTTGAAGAGTTTACCGGAAATTCCAGATTGGCTATTGTAAAGTCTGACTCTTTTAATCTCTCAGGATATTCCTGGTATATCTCATCCTTTATATTTACGGTAAACATGATATCGCCTAAAAGCGTGAAGCTAATCGGAGTAGAGTCTCTCGAAGGATTTTCCTTAATAAGGTAGTTAGAAAATTCTTCGGGAAGTTTACCAACCACAGGCCCAAAAGAGAGTTTATAGATATACGAAAGAACATCCGCAACAGTGAAGTGCTCAAGGCTACCTTCCCTTGGAAGGGTACACCCGGAGAGAGTAAACATTAAGATTAAAATTACAAGTATTAATGTGAAACTCTTCATATTCCCCTCCTTTTCAGCCTATTTTTTAATTTCCTCTT includes:
- a CDS encoding CapA family protein; the encoded protein is MKSFTLILVILILMFTLSGCTLPREGSLEHFTVADVLSYIYKLSFGPVVGKLPEEFSNYLIKENPSRDSTPISFTLLGDIMFTVNIKDEIYQEYPERLKESDFTIANLEFPVNSSKPPSGFPHFNGTVEFFEKAVMPLQPDLLNIANNHCLDQGMEGLYSTIELLNAHKIPFVGVELNSKKYIVLERNGVKIAVTGFTYSTNAMEDAGDWIVNKIRLNRPWNIEDEIAPLISLIQEMNEQADIVIVVLHWGFEYEFTPTDNQIFIAHKLVEAGADMIVGHHPHVLQDFEHYMDKKGHTGLIFYSLGNWITGMKQSYTRTTAAAKVFLDSQGKAIGIEVYPFLLEKGRCLPMINVEENVYVPASFKRCSSW